In Clostridia bacterium, the following proteins share a genomic window:
- a CDS encoding response regulator: protein MSRVALVVDDSMLIRHAVCRFLEERGFAVESATNGVEALELLEKLRPDIIITDLSMPRMSGSELITALKSRPETHATPIVVLAARQTTSHGVPESRADLVIYKDIDIQEQLHAAIAGMFTTTLTA, encoded by the coding sequence ATGTCACGTGTGGCGCTGGTCGTTGATGACTCGATGCTGATTCGCCACGCAGTGTGCCGTTTTCTCGAGGAACGTGGCTTCGCCGTGGAATCGGCGACCAATGGAGTGGAAGCCCTGGAACTTCTGGAAAAGCTCCGTCCGGATATCATCATCACGGATCTTTCCATGCCCAGGATGAGCGGCAGTGAGCTGATCACGGCATTGAAGAGCCGCCCGGAGACGCACGCCACGCCAATTGTTGTTCTCGCCGCCCGGCAGACCACTTCCCACGGAGTACCGGAATCGCGGGCCGATCTGGTCATCTACAAGGACATCGACATACAGGAGCAGTTGCACGCCGCCATAGCGGGTATGTTCACCACCACACTCACGGCCTGA
- a CDS encoding Rrf2 family transcriptional regulator: MLKLTKKADYGLIAMRHLAQHSELGACSAKDLAEMYGVPQEALAKILQKLVKSELLVSQHGTNGGYLLARNPRSISAFEVIKAIEGPLFITSCNSDQGDCEHTQRCTIREPLRKVSRSIEEVLTKLTVWDMTEGSEQTTIELVTLR, translated from the coding sequence ATGTTAAAGCTCACAAAAAAAGCCGACTACGGACTAATCGCCATGAGGCACTTGGCGCAACATTCCGAACTCGGCGCGTGCAGCGCGAAAGACCTGGCGGAGATGTACGGCGTCCCGCAGGAGGCGCTCGCAAAGATTCTGCAAAAGCTTGTGAAGTCCGAGCTACTGGTCTCCCAGCACGGTACGAACGGCGGATACCTGCTGGCGCGCAATCCGCGCAGCATCAGCGCCTTCGAAGTTATCAAGGCCATTGAAGGGCCGCTCTTCATCACATCGTGCAATAGCGATCAAGGCGATTGCGAACACACCCAGCGCTGCACGATTCGGGAGCCGCTGCGCAAAGTGAGCCGAAGCATTGAAGAGGTTCTTACAAAGCTAACAGTCTGGGACATGACTGAGGGTTCGGAGCAGACGACCATTGAATTGGTCACGCTGCGGTAA
- a CDS encoding IscS subfamily cysteine desulfurase, with protein MANGTDNGKHDFKLPIYMDNHATTPMDPRVLEEMMPFFTDKFGNAASRNHEYGWVAEQAVEQGRERIAKLIGATSKEIIFTSGATESNNLAIKGVAEMYRDKGNHIITEVTEHKAVLDTCKRLEKNGYRVTYLPVQKDGRIDLEDLKRALDDKTILVTIMTANNEIGILQPIEEIGKICKERGVLFHTDAVQAVGKVPFNVIQQNVDLASISGHKIYGPKGVGALYVRRKNPRVQLVAQIDGGGHERGMRSGTLNVPGIAGLGKACELAMNEMPEESARMIKMRDSLKYQIFAELDQVYVNGTMEHHLPGNLNISFAYVEGESLLMGINDIAVSSGSACTSATLEPSYVLKALGTGDDLAHSSIRFGMGRFNTQAEVDYVARRVIDTVKRLRELSPLYEMAKEGVDLAKVQWAAENH; from the coding sequence ATGGCGAATGGCACCGACAACGGCAAGCACGATTTCAAGCTGCCGATCTACATGGATAACCACGCGACCACGCCGATGGACCCCCGCGTCCTCGAAGAGATGATGCCGTTCTTTACGGATAAGTTCGGCAACGCGGCGAGCCGCAACCATGAATACGGCTGGGTGGCCGAGCAGGCCGTGGAGCAAGGGCGCGAGCGCATTGCGAAGCTGATCGGCGCGACCTCGAAGGAGATCATCTTCACCTCGGGCGCGACCGAGAGCAACAACCTTGCCATCAAGGGCGTCGCCGAGATGTACAGGGACAAGGGCAACCACATAATCACCGAGGTAACCGAGCACAAGGCCGTGCTGGATACCTGCAAGCGGCTTGAGAAGAACGGCTATCGCGTGACGTATCTGCCTGTGCAGAAGGATGGCCGCATCGACCTGGAAGACCTGAAGCGTGCCTTGGATGACAAGACCATCCTTGTCACGATCATGACCGCCAATAACGAGATCGGCATCCTGCAGCCCATTGAAGAGATCGGCAAGATATGCAAAGAGCGCGGCGTGCTGTTCCACACCGACGCTGTGCAGGCAGTGGGCAAAGTGCCCTTCAACGTCATCCAGCAGAACGTCGACCTGGCTTCGATCAGCGGACACAAGATCTATGGACCGAAGGGCGTGGGCGCGCTTTACGTGCGCCGCAAGAACCCCCGCGTGCAACTGGTCGCACAGATTGATGGCGGCGGACATGAGCGCGGTATGCGTAGCGGCACGCTGAACGTTCCCGGCATCGCGGGGCTGGGCAAGGCTTGCGAGCTCGCGATGAACGAAATGCCTGAGGAAAGCGCTCGCATGATCAAGATGCGCGACAGCCTGAAGTACCAGATTTTTGCAGAACTCGATCAGGTCTACGTCAACGGCACGATGGAGCATCACCTACCCGGTAATTTGAACATCAGCTTTGCGTACGTCGAAGGCGAGTCGCTGCTGATGGGCATCAACGATATTGCGGTCTCCAGTGGATCAGCATGCACGTCGGCCACGCTGGAACCATCGTACGTGCTGAAGGCGCTCGGCACCGGCGACGACCTGGCACACAGCTCAATTCGCTTCGGCATGGGGCGCTTCAATACGCAAGCGGAAGTTGACTATGTGGCGCGCCGCGTCATCGATACCGTGAAACGCCTGCGCGAACTCTCGCCGCTCTACGAGATGGCGAAGGAAGGCGTTGACCTGGCGAAGGTTCAGTGGGCTGCGGAGAATCACTAA
- the iscU gene encoding Fe-S cluster assembly scaffold IscU: MAYSDKVLDHYTNPRNVGSMDKASAEVGTGLVGAPECGDVMKLQIKVNPVTSVIEDAKFKTFGCGSAIASSSLATEWVKGKTVDEALQIKNTDIVRELSLPPVKIHCSVLAEDAIRAAIGDWKKKQGSEGAGA; encoded by the coding sequence ATGGCATACAGCGATAAGGTTTTGGACCACTACACGAATCCTCGCAACGTGGGCTCGATGGATAAGGCGAGCGCCGAAGTTGGCACGGGACTGGTTGGCGCGCCCGAATGCGGCGATGTCATGAAGCTACAGATCAAGGTTAACCCTGTAACGAGCGTCATAGAAGACGCCAAGTTCAAGACCTTTGGCTGCGGCTCCGCAATCGCTTCCTCTTCGCTCGCGACCGAGTGGGTGAAAGGCAAGACCGTGGACGAAGCGCTGCAGATCAAGAACACGGACATCGTCCGTGAGCTGTCGCTTCCTCCTGTAAAGATCCACTGCTCCGTGCTTGCGGAAGATGCGATTCGTGCGGCGATCGGAGACTGGAAGAAGAAGCAGGGCTCGGAAGGCGCGGGCGCGTAA
- a CDS encoding iron-sulfur cluster assembly accessory protein, with translation MAELLQPGMPAAPPAKGILITDRALEHIRAAMAKEGIALDQGGLRLGVQGGGCSGLSYNIRFDTQPRERDRIFQFGDLRVFVDPKSFIYLHGMTLDWQETLMQQGFAFVNPNAQKSCGCGSSFS, from the coding sequence ATGGCAGAACTTCTACAACCCGGAATGCCGGCAGCACCTCCGGCGAAGGGCATTCTCATCACGGACAGGGCTCTGGAGCACATCCGCGCCGCAATGGCCAAGGAAGGCATCGCCCTCGACCAGGGCGGACTTCGTCTCGGCGTGCAGGGCGGAGGATGCTCGGGCCTGTCGTACAACATTCGCTTTGATACCCAACCCCGCGAACGTGATCGCATTTTCCAGTTTGGCGATTTGCGCGTCTTTGTCGATCCCAAGTCATTCATCTATCTGCACGGAATGACGCTGGACTGGCAGGAGACGCTGATGCAGCAGGGCTTCGCCTTCGTAAATCCGAACGCGCAGAAGTCGTGCGGTTGCGGCAGTTCGTTCTCCTAA
- the hscB gene encoding Fe-S protein assembly co-chaperone HscB, whose product MSDRIAISVEGNGADATAQCWSCGAMRAAHFCDSCGHVQPPIPTDFFSFFGLPRKLNIDLNQLERSFYALSRKLHPDIYARSAEDEQHWSMEKTSQLNDAYRTLRDPISRTEYLLKLEGVRMEEQSKTATELARIEGGTKKQVLPPDLLEEVFELNMQLEEARTNKKMGEADPQLAVDLQRTKKHLEEKYSALDVELHGYWNQWDALVAGQEAGKSVSAEERKQIRDRMVDLLNRRSYIRNLVRDVSEVLES is encoded by the coding sequence ATGAGCGACAGGATCGCCATCTCGGTCGAGGGAAACGGAGCGGATGCCACTGCGCAGTGCTGGTCCTGCGGAGCTATGCGCGCCGCCCATTTCTGCGATTCGTGCGGGCACGTACAGCCGCCGATACCGACTGACTTCTTCTCCTTCTTCGGCCTTCCTCGCAAGCTGAATATCGACTTGAACCAGCTTGAGCGTTCGTTTTATGCGCTGAGCCGCAAGCTGCATCCCGACATTTACGCCCGCTCGGCGGAAGATGAGCAGCACTGGAGTATGGAGAAGACTTCGCAACTCAACGATGCGTATCGCACGCTGCGCGATCCGATCTCGCGAACCGAGTACCTGTTGAAGCTCGAAGGCGTACGGATGGAAGAGCAGTCGAAGACTGCGACGGAGCTCGCCCGTATCGAAGGCGGCACAAAGAAACAGGTGCTTCCACCTGATCTTCTGGAAGAAGTATTTGAGCTGAACATGCAACTGGAAGAGGCGCGTACAAACAAAAAGATGGGCGAGGCCGACCCACAACTTGCAGTCGACTTGCAGCGAACGAAGAAGCATCTTGAAGAGAAATACAGTGCCCTGGATGTTGAACTTCACGGATACTGGAACCAGTGGGATGCGCTGGTCGCGGGGCAGGAGGCGGGGAAAAGCGTTTCCGCCGAAGAGCGCAAGCAGATACGTGACCGCATGGTCGATCTACTGAATCGGCGCAGCTACATACGCAACCTTGTTCGCGACGTCAGCGAAGTTCTCGAAAGTTGA